A part of Melittangium boletus DSM 14713 genomic DNA contains:
- a CDS encoding KamA family radical SAM protein: MTTTPLRGKPASAGPAQQPFTYPLRREFVEPDWRRFPGYKDVTQAEWESSVWQRKHTVKNFKELQAVFGSLLPTDLLASLERDQRERATMSILVPPQMINTMDETDLWNDPVRRYMLPAFDDRHTEWPNHPKASRDSLHEADMWAVEGLTHRYPTKVLAEMLPTCPQYCGHCTRMDLVGNDVPQVQKHRFHLGQKERYEQMLDYLRRTPTVRDVVVSGGDIANLPIQALEPFISALLDIPNIRDIRLASKGLMAIPQHFLQDSVLQGLERLAKKANERGVDLALHTHVNNARQLTPLVAKAVRKLLDMGFRDVRNQGVLLRGINGTSKDLLELCFTLLDHAKILPYYFYMCDMIPNSEHWRMSVAEAQQLQHDIMGYMPGFATPRIVCDVPFVGKRWVHQVAEYDRERGISYWTKNYRTGIEGDDADALTRKYEYFDPIYTLPESGQQWWRDQAQAA; this comes from the coding sequence ATGACGACGACGCCCCTTCGTGGGAAACCGGCCTCCGCCGGCCCCGCGCAACAGCCATTCACCTACCCCCTGCGCCGTGAGTTCGTGGAGCCCGACTGGAGGCGTTTCCCGGGCTACAAGGACGTGACCCAGGCCGAGTGGGAAAGTTCCGTCTGGCAGCGCAAGCACACCGTCAAGAACTTCAAGGAGCTCCAAGCCGTCTTCGGCTCCCTTCTCCCCACGGACCTCCTCGCCAGCCTCGAGCGCGATCAGCGCGAGCGGGCGACCATGTCCATCCTCGTGCCGCCCCAGATGATCAACACGATGGATGAGACGGACCTGTGGAACGACCCCGTCCGCCGCTACATGCTGCCCGCCTTCGACGACCGGCACACCGAGTGGCCCAATCACCCCAAGGCCAGCCGCGACAGCCTCCACGAGGCCGATATGTGGGCCGTCGAGGGCCTCACCCACCGCTACCCCACCAAGGTGCTGGCGGAGATGCTCCCCACCTGTCCCCAGTATTGCGGCCACTGCACCCGCATGGACCTCGTGGGCAATGACGTGCCCCAAGTCCAGAAGCACCGCTTCCACCTGGGTCAGAAAGAGCGCTACGAGCAGATGCTCGACTACCTGCGCCGTACCCCCACGGTGCGGGACGTGGTCGTCAGCGGCGGCGACATCGCCAACCTTCCCATCCAGGCGCTCGAACCCTTCATCAGCGCCCTGCTCGACATCCCCAACATCCGGGACATCCGCCTGGCCAGCAAGGGCCTCATGGCCATTCCCCAGCACTTCCTCCAGGACTCCGTCCTGCAAGGGCTGGAGCGGCTCGCCAAGAAGGCCAACGAGCGGGGCGTGGATCTGGCGCTCCATACCCACGTCAACAACGCTCGCCAGCTCACGCCCCTTGTCGCCAAGGCCGTACGCAAGCTGCTCGACATGGGCTTCCGCGACGTGCGCAACCAGGGCGTGCTCCTGCGCGGCATCAACGGCACGTCCAAGGACCTGCTCGAGCTGTGCTTCACCCTGCTCGATCACGCGAAGATCCTGCCGTACTACTTCTACATGTGCGACATGATCCCCAACTCGGAACACTGGCGCATGAGCGTGGCCGAGGCCCAGCAGCTCCAGCACGACATCATGGGCTACATGCCCGGCTTCGCCACCCCGCGCATCGTGTGTGACGTGCCGTTCGTGGGCAAGCGCTGGGTCCATCAGGTGGCTGAGTACGATCGCGAGCGCGGCATCTCCTACTGGACGAAGAACTACCGCACCGGCATCGAAGGCGATGACGCCGACGCGCTCACCCGCAAGTACGAGTACTTCGACCCCATCTACACGCTGCCCGAGTCGGGCCAGCAGTGGTGGCGTGATCAGGCCCAGGCGGCGTGA